Proteins co-encoded in one Sulfurimonas sp. HSL1-2 genomic window:
- a CDS encoding DUF4136 domain-containing protein: protein MLTRLFSVGLLILLAGCSGMQVQRDYDPEFDFKPLERFAVVYPLKDGIETLTQSRIASAITADMTKKGYLSADKEHADFVIVFHTDVTTRKQVTTDFQMVGFFPYYGYGYGAAMTVPVQREYDYDEAKIIIDMLNPVGNRIFWRAVATDRLKHFDTPQERTAYINKVVAESLDAFPARGLEP from the coding sequence ATGCTTACGCGGCTGTTTTCCGTAGGGCTTCTGATACTGCTTGCCGGGTGTTCCGGCATGCAGGTGCAGCGCGACTACGATCCGGAATTTGATTTCAAACCCCTTGAACGTTTCGCCGTCGTCTATCCGCTCAAAGACGGTATCGAAACCCTGACGCAGAGCCGGATCGCCAGTGCGATTACCGCCGATATGACCAAGAAAGGGTATCTCTCCGCCGACAAAGAGCATGCCGATTTCGTCATCGTCTTCCATACCGACGTCACCACCAGAAAACAGGTGACGACCGATTTTCAGATGGTCGGATTCTTCCCCTACTACGGGTACGGGTACGGCGCCGCAATGACCGTGCCGGTGCAGCGTGAATACGATTACGACGAGGCCAAGATCATCATCGATATGCTCAACCCTGTCGGGAACAGGATCTTCTGGCGCGCGGTCGCGACCGACCGGCTGAAACACTTCGATACGCCCCAGGAGCGGACGGCGTACATCAACAAGGTGGTTGCCGAGAGCCTCGACGCCTTTCCCGCGAGGGGACTGGAACCCTGA